The genomic segment GGATATAATAAATCGTCCGGTAAATGCCCAGTGCCCGGATGCCCTTATTGAGCGCCACTGCTACAAGCAGTGCAAAAGCCAGCCTGAGCGGCACGGATATGAATACGTACTTGAAGGTTAGCCATAATGAGCCTGTAAATGTGCTGTCATTCGTAAAAATTTGTACGTAGTTATCCATCCCAATCCATGATGGCGGGGACAGCAAATTGTACTTGGTCATGGACAGGTACAGCGAGCCAAGCATCGGCCCAGCCGTCATGCAGAAAAAGCCAATCAGCCACGGCAGCAGAAACAAATAAGCGGTTTGGTTCTGCTCGCGGGCCAGTGTTTTGCGGGAAACGCCCATGGCAAAAATCCCTCCTAATGATTGATGTACGCAAGCAAGCTGCACTTGTACACCAATCATACGCAGGAATAGGATTCGGCAACATATCATTTCTTCGGGAGTTCGTTATCACTTTTTTCAGATAGGCGCTGGCGGAATTCGGACGGTGTCAGGCCATACATCCTTTTAAACTTGGAGCTGAAATAGCTCGCATTGGAAAAGCCGGACAGCTCGGATATATCCCATAGGCTGAGCCCCGTTTCCTCCAGCAGCCGGGTTGCATGTCCCATGCGGACGTCAGTCAAATAGTGAATAAACGTTTTTCCCGCTTTCGCTTTAAACAGCTCCGAGAAGTAGGACGAATTATAATTGAATCGTTCAGCGAGCATCGTCAAATTCAAGTCATACATGTAGTTTTCCGCGATATATTGCCTGGAAGCCTCCAGAACCGTATCAACAGCGCCCTCTTCCGCCCCTTGCAGCTTGTCATGGATAGATGCGGCAAGCTGCATTAAAAATTGGCAGGCTTTCTCCGCTGTGCTTAGGTTGAGCGCCATTTCCGGACGCAGCCAAAGCTGCTCGCCGCCCGTTAACGGCACATGCGCTTCATGCGCCTGCGCCTCCAAGACGAGGTTAAACTGAAAAATCGCCTTCACGAACCGGATGCGCGATACGCTGAGCGCCTCCTTCAGCTCGCGCTCTATCATTTTGACGAGCTGCTCCATTTCTCCCCGTTCCAGCAGCCTCCGGATCAAATCAACCGTCTCCTTCGGAAGCAGAAACGGCTCCTCCGCTGCCCGTTCCCCTTGGCGAGCTTGCGCCTCTGCCAAATTCCAGGCGACGAGCGAGGACATGCAGCCCTCCTTCCACTGCTTAAAGCCTTTCACAGCATTTCCTATGCCGATGGAGGGCACGAATCCGAGATGCCCGTATACCATATCGCGCAGCTTCTGCTCAAATTCCGCTGGCTTCTCCTCTCCATCCAGCAAAGCGATATGCATTAAGCCGTGATAATGCTCGTCTCGAACGACTTGCACCGAGCCAGTGGAACCCTCCGCCAGCTCACGGCATATCAGCTCGAACGGCAGGCTGAACTGCTCCGGCCTGCGGTTCGTCTGCCAAGCCGTCTGGTCTGCTTGTTTCGGCTGCCGTGTCTGGTCTGTCCGGTCTGTTTGTTCTGCTTGTTCCGTCTGACTCCTCTGTCCAGCCTGGTCTGCTTGTTCTGACTGGCTCCTCTGTCCAGCCTGCTCCGCCTGAATCAGCGGATTCAGGCGCTGACCGCGCTGCTCTAGCCCTGCTGTCATAAATCGGACCGTCCGCTCTCCCCATTCCTCCAGCTGAAACAGCTTTGCCCGCTCCAATAGCGCTTCCTCACGCCCTGTCTCGCCCCGGATGAGATAGCGCAGAAAATGCTCCTTCATTTCCCGATAATACTGGGTCAAACGCCATTTCATATCCTCGGACTGCCGCTGGCTCTCCTGCTCCCTATCGAGCTCCCCTCTGACTTTCAGCAGTGCCTCCGTCAGCTCATCCCGCGCAACAGGCTTGAGCAAATAATGGCGTGCCTGATGGCGGACAGCCGCATGAGCATAACTAAAATCCTCATAGCCTGTAAGGATGATCAGCCGGATTTCAGGGTACAGCCTGCGGCAATCGTCCAAAAAAGACAAGCCGTCCATCACGGGCATGTTCATGTCTGTCATCACAACATCGAAAGCATCGCGCTCCAGCTGCTCCAGCGCCTCCATGCCATTCGCCGCCTCGCCCGCAATACATAGGCCCAGCTCCTCCCAATCTACCTTGAGCCGCAGCCCCAGCCGGATTTCCGGTTCGTCGTCCACAATCAGCACCTTATACATGCTTTCCCTCCTCCTGTATAGGCAGTGCCAGTACGATTAGCGCACCGCCCCAGCCGCTATCTTTGATCTGGATCTCAAACAGCTCGCCGTAATACAGCCTGCACCTTGCAATGACGTTGCTGAGGCCAATTTGACTATCCCGGCTATTCAGCAGCATGTCCATTCGAGCAGCGGCCGAGCGTTCTGCAAGCTGGCGCTTCATGTCGTCAGGAATGCCCTGGCCATTGTCCGCAACGCTCAGAACGATGCGCCCCTCACTCCTGCTGACCACGATTTCCACCCGGGCTTCCGGTTGATGCTGAAAGCTGTATTTGACGGCATTTTCGATCAGCGGCTGCAAAATAAATTTAATAATCGTCAGATGCGCAAGCTCCCCTTCCTCCTTCAAACTCAAGCTCAGCCGTTCACCAAAGCGGATTTGCAAAATCTCCACGTAATCCTTCACGTATTTCAGTTCCTCGCGCAGCGGCACCACATCATCGCTCATTCGCAGCGAGAAACGCATCATTTTGCCGAGCGACTCAATGACCTGCACCGTATCGTCGGTGCGCTTCTGCATGGCGAGGCTGCTCATCAGCTCCAGCGTATTGAACAAAAAATGCGGATTGATCTGCATCAGCAGCGCCTTGTATTCCGCTTGCTGGCGCAGCAGCTTCAGCTCAAACTCGTTTTTGATATGCTGCCGGAGCTGGCGCACCATATTGCGGAAGGTTACCGTTGCAAAACCAACCTCGTTGCGAATGCTGATTTCCGGCGGAAGACGCAGCTCCGCC from the Paenibacillus sp. BIHB 4019 genome contains:
- a CDS encoding response regulator — protein: MYKVLIVDDEPEIRLGLRLKVDWEELGLCIAGEAANGMEALEQLERDAFDVVMTDMNMPVMDGLSFLDDCRRLYPEIRLIILTGYEDFSYAHAAVRHQARHYLLKPVARDELTEALLKVRGELDREQESQRQSEDMKWRLTQYYREMKEHFLRYLIRGETGREEALLERAKLFQLEEWGERTVRFMTAGLEQRGQRLNPLIQAEQAGQRSQSEQADQAGQRSQTEQAEQTDRTDQTRQPKQADQTAWQTNRRPEQFSLPFELICRELAEGSTGSVQVVRDEHYHGLMHIALLDGEEKPAEFEQKLRDMVYGHLGFVPSIGIGNAVKGFKQWKEGCMSSLVAWNLAEAQARQGERAAEEPFLLPKETVDLIRRLLERGEMEQLVKMIERELKEALSVSRIRFVKAIFQFNLVLEAQAHEAHVPLTGGEQLWLRPEMALNLSTAEKACQFLMQLAASIHDKLQGAEEGAVDTVLEASRQYIAENYMYDLNLTMLAERFNYNSSYFSELFKAKAGKTFIHYLTDVRMGHATRLLEETGLSLWDISELSGFSNASYFSSKFKRMYGLTPSEFRQRLSEKSDNELPKK